One genomic region from Sphingomicrobium aestuariivivum encodes:
- the recA gene encoding recombinase RecA: MAAQLKVVKSKDDKMDSDRQKALDAALAQIDRAFGKGSAMKLGSREKIEIETISTGSLGLDIALGVGGLPRGRIIEIYGPESSGKTTLALHAIAEAQKMGGTAAFVDAEHALDPVYAKKLGVDIDELIVSQPDTGEQALEITDTLVRSNAIDVLVVDSVAALVPRAEIEGEMGDSHVGLQARLMSQALRKLTGSINRSKTTVIFINQVRMKIGVMYGNPETTTGGNALKFYASVRLDIRRTGQIKDRDDIIGNATRVKVVKNKVAPPFKQVEFDIMYGEGVSKMGEVLDLGVKAGLVDKSGSWFSYDSTRIGQGRENAKKFLKENPEIADQIEAAIRGQKKDEVEEAMMTGPESDAE, from the coding sequence ATGGCAGCGCAGCTGAAAGTCGTGAAATCGAAGGACGATAAAATGGACAGCGACCGTCAGAAGGCGCTCGATGCCGCACTCGCGCAGATCGACCGCGCGTTCGGCAAGGGCTCGGCGATGAAGCTTGGCAGCCGCGAGAAGATCGAGATCGAGACCATCTCCACCGGCAGCCTCGGACTCGACATCGCGCTTGGCGTCGGCGGCCTGCCGCGCGGGCGCATCATCGAGATCTACGGGCCGGAAAGCTCGGGCAAGACCACGCTCGCGCTCCATGCCATCGCCGAGGCGCAGAAGATGGGCGGCACCGCCGCCTTCGTTGACGCCGAGCATGCGCTCGACCCCGTCTATGCCAAGAAGCTCGGTGTCGACATCGACGAGCTGATCGTCTCGCAGCCCGACACGGGCGAGCAGGCGCTCGAGATCACCGACACGTTGGTACGCTCGAACGCCATCGACGTGCTGGTGGTCGATTCGGTCGCCGCGCTCGTGCCGCGTGCCGAAATCGAGGGCGAGATGGGCGACAGCCACGTCGGCCTCCAGGCCCGCCTGATGAGCCAGGCGCTGCGCAAGCTGACCGGCTCGATCAACCGGTCGAAGACCACCGTCATCTTCATCAACCAGGTGCGCATGAAGATCGGCGTGATGTACGGCAACCCCGAGACCACGACCGGCGGTAACGCACTGAAGTTCTACGCGTCGGTCCGCCTCGACATCCGCCGTACCGGCCAGATCAAGGACCGCGACGACATCATCGGCAACGCGACCCGCGTGAAGGTGGTGAAGAACAAGGTCGCGCCGCCCTTCAAGCAGGTCGAATTCGACATCATGTATGGCGAGGGCGTCTCGAAGATGGGCGAAGTGCTCGACCTCGGCGTCAAGGCCGGTCTCGTCGACAAGTCGGGTAGCTGGTTCAGCTACGACTCGACCCGCATCGGGCAGGGCCGCGAGAACGCCAAGAAGTTCCTCAAGGAAAATCCCGAGATCGCCGACCAGATCGAAGCCGCGATCCGCGGCCAGAAGAAGGACGAGGTCGAGGAGGCCATGATGACGGGCCCCGAGTCCGACGCCGAATAG
- a CDS encoding glutathione S-transferase: MIIVHHLENSRSQRILWLLEELGLEYEVKRYERHPKTMRAPDSLKAIHPLGKSPLIEEGEVVLAETGAIMEHLVAERGRYGAPESPVLARHYHFYMHYAEGSLMPPLFGMLIVNRLGLLGKPAKKPVMGMLAEHFAFLDKELEQRDWFAGADLTAADMMMSFPLEAAQARAGLDERYPNILRWLKQCHERPAYQRALARGGEYAYAG, from the coding sequence ATGATCATCGTCCACCATCTCGAAAACAGCCGTTCGCAGCGCATCCTCTGGCTGCTTGAGGAACTGGGGCTCGAATATGAAGTGAAGCGCTACGAGCGCCACCCCAAGACGATGCGTGCCCCCGACAGCCTCAAGGCGATCCACCCGCTGGGCAAGTCGCCGCTCATCGAGGAGGGCGAGGTGGTGCTGGCAGAAACGGGCGCGATCATGGAGCATCTCGTGGCCGAGCGCGGTCGCTATGGCGCGCCCGAAAGCCCCGTGCTGGCGCGCCACTATCATTTCTACATGCACTATGCCGAGGGTTCGCTGATGCCGCCCCTGTTCGGCATGCTGATCGTCAATCGCCTCGGCCTCCTCGGAAAGCCCGCGAAAAAGCCGGTGATGGGCATGCTCGCCGAGCATTTCGCCTTCCTCGACAAGGAACTGGAACAGCGCGATTGGTTCGCGGGCGCCGACCTCACCGCCGCCGACATGATGATGAGCTTCCCGCTCGAAGCCGCGCAGGCGCGCGCGGGGCTGGACGAGCGCTATCCCAACATCCTGCGCTGGCTGAAGCAGTGCCACGAGCGCCCTGCCTACCAGCGCGCGCTCGCGCGTGGCGGCGAATATGCATACGCCGGTTGA
- a CDS encoding multidrug effflux MFS transporter — protein sequence MRQHRSMDARPAITQTAAARRGTHEIVALLAGMMAMNALALDTMLPALPAIGSDLGIAEANRTQLVIVAYMFGFGASQMLWGPLADRFGRRPILLAGVSLYILFGMLAAAASDFTLLIAARFLMGACGAVSRVLVLAIVRDLYEGEEMARIMSLTQMTFMVVPVIAPSLGQAILSVGPWRAIFYGLAAYGVLLFIWSALRLPETLHPEYRREIRLSTIAQGIAITATDRLSLGYTMALTAVFTTLVAYLASIQQIVGEIFEATDQLGLVFAMIAAPMALASFTNSRIVQRFGLRRVGHIGLIAFLGAAMLHLGWHFLFGSSLASFITFMALVLTAFAFTTSNFGTLAMTNMASVAGTASSVQGTSSTIGAALLGFAIGQAFDGTLTPFLVGIALAGVAALLITLATERGKLFQRRYCPLPPLPADQ from the coding sequence ATGCGCCAGCACCGGTCGATGGACGCTAGGCCTGCCATCACACAGACCGCTGCCGCCCGACGCGGCACGCACGAGATCGTCGCGCTGCTCGCGGGGATGATGGCGATGAACGCGCTGGCGCTCGACACCATGCTCCCCGCCCTGCCCGCGATCGGCAGCGATCTCGGCATCGCGGAGGCCAACCGCACCCAGCTCGTCATCGTCGCTTACATGTTCGGTTTCGGGGCGAGCCAGATGCTGTGGGGGCCGCTCGCCGACCGCTTCGGGCGCCGCCCGATCCTGCTCGCGGGCGTGTCGCTCTACATCCTGTTCGGCATGCTCGCCGCCGCGGCCAGCGACTTCACGCTGCTCATCGCCGCGCGCTTCCTGATGGGTGCCTGCGGCGCGGTCAGCCGGGTCCTCGTCCTCGCCATCGTGCGCGACCTCTACGAGGGCGAGGAGATGGCGCGGATCATGAGCCTGACGCAGATGACCTTCATGGTCGTGCCGGTCATCGCGCCAAGCCTCGGGCAGGCAATCCTGTCGGTGGGACCCTGGCGCGCGATCTTCTACGGGCTCGCCGCTTATGGCGTGCTGCTCTTTATCTGGAGCGCCCTTCGCCTACCCGAAACGCTGCACCCCGAATATCGCCGCGAAATCCGCCTCTCGACCATCGCGCAAGGGATCGCCATCACCGCGACCGACCGGCTGTCGCTCGGCTACACGATGGCGCTCACCGCCGTCTTCACCACGCTCGTCGCCTATCTCGCCTCGATCCAGCAAATCGTCGGCGAGATTTTCGAGGCGACCGACCAGTTGGGCCTCGTCTTTGCCATGATCGCGGCGCCAATGGCGCTGGCGAGCTTCACCAACAGCCGCATCGTGCAGCGTTTCGGACTGCGCCGTGTCGGTCACATCGGGCTCATCGCCTTTCTCGGCGCGGCTATGCTGCACCTTGGCTGGCACTTCCTGTTCGGCTCCAGCCTTGCGAGTTTCATCACTTTCATGGCGCTGGTGCTTACCGCCTTTGCCTTCACGACGAGCAATTTCGGCACGCTCGCTATGACCAACATGGCCAGCGTGGCCGGCACCGCCAGTTCAGTCCAGGGCACGTCGAGCACGATCGGCGCAGCATTGCTCGGCTTTGCCATCGGGCAGGCCTTCGACGGCACGCTGACGCCCTTCCTCGTCGGCATCGCGCTGGCGGGGGTCGCCGCGCTCCTCATCACCCTCGCCACCGAACGGGGCAAGCTGTTCCAGCGGCGCTACTGTCCGCTGCCTCCCCTGCCCGCCGACCAGTAA